The Candidatus Bathyarchaeota archaeon sequence ACTGGAACCTACTGATCCGGGATGAGAAGGTTTCTGGAATTATCGATTTTGGTGATATAGTTTATTCACCTTTGATTAATGAATTAGCAATCGCCATTACCTATGCCATTTTGGGAAAATCTAAACCCACAGAATGGGCTTGTCATATGATAAAAGCATATAATGAAATATTGCCATTAGAAAAGAAAGAACTTGAACTACTCTATTACCTAATTGCAGCCCGTTTATGCACAAGTGTATGCAACTCGGCTTACAACAAGATTCAAAACCCTGATAACAAATACATCATCGTTAGTGAAAGGCCTGCATGGGAAATGTTAGAGAAATGGATTTCCATCAGCCCTATTCAGGCGACAAACGAATTCAAAAGGTCAGCAGGTCTAAAGGCAAAGGTCTACCTGGATACTGAAACAGACTTGAAAAGAAGATGGAGGTACATCAGCAAGTCGCTTTCGGTAAGCTATTCACAGCCTATTAAGATGGTGAAAGCTGCATTCCAATATATGTACGATGCCAGTGGCAAAACCTATCTTGATGCCCGAAACAACATACCTCATGTAGGTCACTGCCACCCCAAAGTGGTTCAAGCCGGTCAAAGGCAGATGGCTTTACTGAACACAAATACCCGCTACCTATATGATCAACTGAATGATTATGCGGAACAGTTGCTCGCAAAATTTCCTGAGCCACTAAATAAGGTGTTTTTCGTAAACTCTGGCAGTGCAGCAAGTGACCTTGCCATCCGTTTAGCCTACACACATACTCGTTACCAAAAGATTATGGCTGTTGAACATGGCTATCATGGTAACACAAAAATAGGTATTGACATTAGTCCTTACAAATTCGAAGGTAAAGGAGGTGAAGGCCCAGCCTCTTACATCCTCAAGGCGCCTATTCCTGACACTTATAGAGGACCATACAAGAACAATGACGGGGAAGCAGGAAAACTGTACGCACATGAGGCAATCAATCTTCTTAATAAGAGTGGCAAAGATGTTGCCGCATTTATCTGTGAACCGGTGATTGGTTGTGGCGGTCAAGTGCCACTACCCAAAGGCTATTTGAAGGGAGTTTACCGTGCCATCAGGGCACAGGGGGGTGTATGTATATCCGATGAGGTTCAAACAGGATTTGGACGCTTGGGAGAACACTTCTGGGGTTTTCAAATGCAAGGTGTCGTGCCAGACATTGTGGTTCTTGGCAAGCCTATGGGTAATGGTCATCCACTTGCTGCTGTGGTCTCGACCGATGATGTAGCACGATCTTTTGAAAATGGTATAGAATTCTTCAGTTCGTATGGTGGAAATCCAGTATCCTGTGCTATTGGCCTAGCTGTTCTTGAAGTAATCGAAGAGGAAGAATTGCAGAAAAATGCCTTGGAAACGGGTAGCTACCTGAAGCAGAAATTAAGTGCTCTCATAAAGAGTTATCCTGAAATAGGAGATATTAGAGGCTTCGGATTTTTCTTGGGCATTGAGTTTGTTAAGGATCGAGATACATTGGAACCACACACGAAGTTAGCAGGATATGTGAAGAATCGATTTAGAGAAAATGAAATTTTGGTGGATACAGATGGTCCTCACGAAAACGTAATCAAGATCAAACCACCCATGTGCTTCAACAAAAGGAATGCGCAACAGTTGATTGATGAATTAGAAAAAGTACTCGATACATATCCTAACAATAACTAAAAGCGTTAAAACGACTTGTGTGCCTAGATTTACAAATTATGATTCGCGTGTGACATGCGTAAGTCCAGATTTATCTGGCGCGCGCATGACTTCGATTAGACATTGCTTCTAGTCTGTGTCCCAGCACACAATAAAATCGCATTTTTCCTCTGGATGCCCATGCCTCTCATAGTCTGAGCTTCTATACTCAAACTCCATCTTGACGAGGGGACCTCTCTCGCTTTTGTGATGCCTGCGTGTGCAAATCTTGTCTTTTTCACTCTGTGATTGCGAATCGAACTCTAGTCGGAATCTCTATAACCGCAACTGAGCATACAGCAAGTATATGCGCATTGACAAGTGAAGGCTGTGGTGACGAACAATAGAATCGAGAAGCTTTGGAAGCAGAGTGTAGATACTGTCCCTTTCATAGACCCTGAGAGGGCTGTACTTATTACAGATTTCTACCGAAGCGAATTTGCTAAGGGCCTGTCTGGGCCAGTTCTCCGAGCCCTAGCCTACAAACGTGTTTTGGAACACAAGACCTTGTACATAGAAGAGGGAGAGCTGCTAGTGGGAGAGAAGGGCAGAAGTCCAAGAGCTGTCCCCACATACCCCGAGTTGTGTTGCCATTCTCTTCAGGATCTGGATATACTTGAGTCACGCTCCGTGACACCTTATCGTGTTAGTAGGAAGACTAGAAAGATCTATGAGGAATATGTAATTCCCTTCTGGAATGGCAGGGATCTGAGAAGCAGGGTATTTCGCTCTGTGCCCGAGGAGTGGAAGAGGGCTTTCAGAGCGGGCGTTTTCACTGAGTTCATGGAGCAGAGATCACCCGGACATGCAATAATGGATGACAAGATATATCGCCTGGGATTGACCGATTTCAAGAGGCTGATAGAGGAACGCCGGAAAAGGCTGGATTTTGTGAATGACCCTAGTTCCTACGATAAGGAACAAGAGCTGCAGGCCATGGAGATATGCTGTGACGCAGTCGTCAGCTTCGCATCCAGACATGCTCAACTGGCAAAGGCGATGGCGAGAAAAGAGAGAAACCCCAAGAGGAGAAGAGAACTCAAAAAAATCACTGAAGTGTGCAGCAGGGTTCCGGCGTATGCTCCCCGAACCTTTTGGGAAGCACTACAGATGTACTGGTTTGTCCATCTCGGTGTCACCTTGGAGGTTAACACTTGGGATTCCTTCAATCCAGGAAGACTGGATCTCAACCTGTACCCCTTCTACAGAAGGGACATAGAAGAAGGTCGACTGACCAGAGATGAGGCAAAAGAGCTGCTGAAGTGCTTCTGGATCAAGTTCTCCAACCAACCAGCCCCGCCGAAAGTAGATGTGACAATGGAGCAGAGTGCAACATACCAGGACTTCGCCACCCCCAACCTAGGAGGAGTTGACAAGTATGGGAACGATGCAGTTAACGAGCTCTCTTATCTAGTCCTTGAGGTTGAAGACGAACTTCGAGTCATGCAACCAAACACCTGCGTTCAAATAAGCAGCAGAAACCCGGATAGGTTTCTGGAGAAGGCTCTCAAGATAATCAGAACAGGGCACCCTAAACCTTCGATATTCAACACAGACATAATAACACAAGAGCAACTCCGCCAGGGCAAAACCATAGAGGAAGCCAGACTGGGCGGCCCAAGCGGCTGCGTGACCATAAGCGCTTTCGGAAAGGAAACCACGGTGCTAACGGGCTACCTGAATTGGGTGAAAATCCTTGAGATTACACTGAACAATGGGGTGGATCCGCGAACAAAGGAAAGAATCGGCATTGAAACAGGGAACCCTGCAGGTTTCCAGTCCTTCGATGAAGTCATTGAAGCCTACAAGAAACAACTGAAGCACATTGTGGACCTCAAGATAGCGGGTAATAACATAATCGAAAGAATCTTCGCAAAACACATGCCTGTGCCCTTCCAATCCGTGCTCATCGACAACTGCATCGAGACCGGCAAGGACTACAATGACGGCGGCGCAAAATACAACACGAGTTACATACAGGGAACAGGACTGGGCACCCTCACTGACTGTCTCACGGCAATCAAATATCATGCTTTTGACCGAAAAGACATTGATTTCAAAAAGCTCCTGAAAGCATGTAGAGACAACTTCAAAGGCAGATACGAGATAATCCGTCAGATTCTTCTCAACAAGACCCCGAAGTATGGCAACGACGACGACTATGCAGATAGTATCGCAAGGGAACTCGTTGAAATCTACTTTGAAGCGGTGGATGGCAGGCCCAACACAAGAGGAGGAAAGTACAGGATAAACTTGCTCCCGACAACGGTCCACATCTATTTCGGGAAACTGTGTGGTGCCACTCCCGACGGCAGAAAGGCTGAACAGCCCATATCAGAGGGTGTTTCGCCGACTCAAGGGGCAGACAGGGAAGGACCAACAGCAGTCATGAAATCAGTGACTAAATGGGACCATACGAAAACAGGGGGCACTCTCCTAAACATGAAATTCTCACCGCAGGTACTAAAAACCGAGGAAGACCTTCAGAAGATCGTGTGCCTCATCCGAACATTCTTCAGGCTTGGTGGGCACCACGTTCAGTTCAACATAGTTGACAAGGAAACGCTCCGCGACGCCCAACGCGACCCTGAAAGCTACAGAAATCTTCTTGTGCGTGTGGCCGGCTACAGCGACTTTTTCGTAGGCCTACACAAGGAACTTCAAGATGAAATCATATCAAGAACAGAACACAGACTATAGAAGAAACAAGGTGGTCTAAGGTTTGAGCATAAGCTTCCCGTAAAACGTAGCTCCACAAACTATGAAGCAGGGTGAATGGATATGGCTGAAGGACTAATCTTCGACATCAAAAGATATGCCATACACGATGGCCCCGGCATACGCACAACAGTGTTCTTCAAAGGGTGCCCTCTCTCCTGTTGGTGGTGCCATAACCCCGAGGGACAATCCTTCAGCCCGGAACTCATGGTTTGGCCAGACAGATGCTTAAAATGTCGGACATGCATATCAGCTTGCCCCAATTCAGCGATCTCCATTTCGAATAGCTCAATTGTCATTGAACGTGGAAAATGCGAAGTCTGCGGCGTTTGCGCTGCGAAATGCTCTGCAAATGCAAGGGAGATCGTGGGGAAAACAGTGTCAGCAGAAGAGGTGATGGCGGAAGTTGAGAAGGACCGCGCATTCTACGGAGAATCTGGTGGCTTGACCGCGTCTGGCGGTGAACCACTCGCTCAACCTGTCTTTCTGCACGTCCTCTTGAACAGATGTAAGGAAACAGGCATCCACACGACAGTGTACACAAGTGGCTACATGGAGAGGAAAACCTTGGCCAAGATTAGCAGTAAGGTAGATCTGTTCCTCTACGACCTGAAAATGATGGACCCCAAAAAACACAAACTGCATACAGGGGTCTCCAACAAGCCAATTATCGAGAACCTGAAAATGCTAGACAAGCTTGGCAAGCAGATAATCATTCGCTTTCCACTAATCCCCAGCGTCAATAGCACCAAAGCCAACATAAGCACTATGTGCGAGCTAGTCTCCGGATTGAGAAATATCAGAAGGATCAGCGTCCTTCCGTACCATAAACTTGGAGTTGACAAAGCCAAGAGACTAGGTAAAGAGGTAAGGATTTTTGCAAAACCATCGGATAGAATGCTGGATCAAAGCCTGAGACTAATCAAGAGTTATGGCTTCGTCGTCAACGTAGGAGGATAAATACGCATGCACAACACGCATGCGAAAAAACAGTGAGGATTCATTGAAGAGTGGGGGGGGGGGATTTGAACCCACCCCACACACACCCACACACACCGCTTGCTCTTCACATTCTAGCAATCATAGCGCTGGCAAAGCAGAGAATAGAAACACATTCTTATTGTGAAGACATTCCCTGTAAACACTCCTTCTAAAGTTTGTTCCTTAGATACTCAGAGCATATGCACATAAAGTGATAACTTCAAATCGCAAATAAACGAGTATACAACTCCTATAAACTCGTGAGGTAGTTATCATGGCAAACCAAAGGCAGACCAATAACCCTTACAACTTATGTAGTTGGCGACCGATTTCCGAGTGCAAGAATTGTACCATCACTGACTGCTTGAAATGTCGCTATAACCTAGGAGATCTACTTCATTTTGTGGGTCTATCTCTTTCTTTTGTGTTCCCGGCTCTTATTGGAATAATATTAGGTGGATATGGCTTGTATCTTTTAGGTTGGTTGGCGTTAGCAATAGTCTTTTTCGGCTTCTGGGAGATACGTATCCTTTGTAGTCATTGCCCTTATTATGCTGAAAAAAGCGTCATCCTACATTGCATCGCCAATTATGGCTGCCCTAAGTTTTGGAAATACCACCCTGAACCGATTAGCAATTCAGAGAAAATTCAGCTTTTAATTGGTTTTATCGTAATTTGCGGTTATCCTTTTCCATTATTGGTTCTCGGTGAACAATTCATTTTACTGAGTCTCACCGTATGGGGTTTAATTATGTTTTTTTGGACTTTACAAAAGTACACATGTTCTAAATGTGTCAATTTTTCTTGTCTTTTGAACCGAGTACCCAAGGAGGTTGTTGATGAGTATCTCAAGCGCAATCCCGTGATGAGGAAGGCATGGGAAGAAATTGGTTGGGAGTTAGATGTAGAATACGAGTCTGCCCTATAGGTAGATTTAATTCCTCCCTACTGTGGAGATATCTCCCGCGATTCCCCTCTTTTTCTATCTTGTCCTCTCCTCTTGTGAGGAAAAGTTCTTCTTCACTAGGATTGGGATCAGCAAGCCGTATGCTGAGATGAATATCAGTGGTGTGTGAAGGACCAGGTTCCACAGGGTGTATCCAGGCATCATGAAGAACGACATGGCGTTAAATAGACCGATTAACAACCCAACGAAACTTGTGACTCTAAGTAGAAAGATGTTGACCCTTGGATAAATCAATGTCAAAACGGCTACGATGAGTGGTGTTGTGGGACAGTACATCACTCCAAAAGAAGATGTGAGCAGCAGCAAGGGATTGAAGTCTGGGCTCAGCTCAGCGTTTATCGGAGACCAAAAAGCCAGAAAGACAAAAGGTAACACCCAGTATCTCCAAGCAGGTAACTTTTGAAAAACATACTCGTTGAGAGGTTTACAGGCTTCCCACATCCAGAACAGACCAACGATTAGAATGGAAACCAAGTTGCCAGTTAATACGACAAATCCGTAGTTCTCAGTTACAGCGATATGGTTGCCAAAAGCGAAGAACAGAAACAGAATTCCGAAGAATGCGTCAGCGATTCTGCCAACTCTTGATCCATATCGATACAAGGCAACAAGAAGTACAACGGTGATAACATGAATTGTTGGGCTGAGCCACAAGTACGCTGTGGAAGTTTGCTTGAAGACATCTCTAATCACTAGTGTGCTCTCTTCTTGAGTGAAAGGCACAGCAGCAAGAGTTGGAAGAAATGTGCACAATAGGAGCACTATTAGAACTAGCAAAGTCTTTCTGCTTTCTTTCATAAGCCCATCTAGACAACCATAACTACTTTAGGTTTGCTCACTTTTTCCATATGTTAGAAAACCCCTCTACCAAATAGCCAACTACCTCTTCGCCATCAGCAAAATAGATGACAAAGAGCTTACAGCCCTAGAGGAAATAAACAAAAAAAGAAGGAAGTTCGTACATCGAAAAGAAGATGAAGAATTCCTACGCGGCGCTGAAGCTAAAGAAAAGTACGAAGCTCTTGCGAAGGAGACAATAAGGATTCTAAAAGAGAAACTCAAGGTTGTAAGGCTACGCATAAGTAAATGAAGCATCAATTAAGGTGTGTATTTGAAGGGGTGCTTCGACCGGTCTTTATTCTCCGTAACCTCATCTGCCGATGGTCTTCCCTCAACGGCTCTTCGAATAGCGTGCCGCATAGCCTTGTAATTATTAATGTACACTCTTTGCCGATTAACCGCTGACGGATGTACGAAAACGTTCGCAATAATAATCAAATCCTCCGCAGCCCCTTTTGGAATGCTGCCATCCGCCAAACTGTCCGCGACTGCTTTAGCCACGCCGGCCTGCGCCGGACCATAAATCATACTCGCCTGCCGCATGTTCTTAATCGTCACCGTGGGAACCATCAATGTAACAGGCTTTACCAAAACATTGGGCTCCAGAATAGCTACAAGCGCCTCATGTCCAGAAGTCGGATTCGCCTTAGCCCTCGCATATGCCTCACCCACAGGACCGTCTTTCTTGCCAATCATCAGGTCGATATGCGCCACTTCCGCATCCTTCCCAGCCAAAGCCTCACCCACACGCAGCTTGAAATCATGAATTACTTCAGGCATTACGTGAACAGCCGTAAACCTTTCTTCCAAAGCTTTCTCCTCAACCTCAAACGTAACTGGTTTAGCCTTTATCTTGCCAATCTTCTCCAAATCCAGCCGCAACTCCTCCCTCGCCTCATACGTAAGCTCACCGCCAACGCTAAGCGGCAATCTTACACGCCCAACCTTAATTCCTATCATGTTCAAAGCCTCCTTAGTGCCCACCGCGCCACTCTGAGCCGTAATCCTTGCGATTTTCTGAACCTTATACTGCAGCTCACGAGCCCTCTGTAAATCGCCCTTTTGTACGTTGTCGTAGATTTCAATCCAAATGTCAGGAATGAAGTTGGCGCTTGCTAGGATTGCTCCGCTGGCTCCAGCAGCCAAAGCCGCCATAACCACCTCGTCATGACCACACATCACGTTAATTTTGTCGCGA is a genomic window containing:
- a CDS encoding aminotransferase class III-fold pyridoxal phosphate-dependent enzyme, whose protein sequence is WNLLIRDEKVSGIIDFGDIVYSPLINELAIAITYAILGKSKPTEWACHMIKAYNEILPLEKKELELLYYLIAARLCTSVCNSAYNKIQNPDNKYIIVSERPAWEMLEKWISISPIQATNEFKRSAGLKAKVYLDTETDLKRRWRYISKSLSVSYSQPIKMVKAAFQYMYDASGKTYLDARNNIPHVGHCHPKVVQAGQRQMALLNTNTRYLYDQLNDYAEQLLAKFPEPLNKVFFVNSGSAASDLAIRLAYTHTRYQKIMAVEHGYHGNTKIGIDISPYKFEGKGGEGPASYILKAPIPDTYRGPYKNNDGEAGKLYAHEAINLLNKSGKDVAAFICEPVIGCGGQVPLPKGYLKGVYRAIRAQGGVCISDEVQTGFGRLGEHFWGFQMQGVVPDIVVLGKPMGNGHPLAAVVSTDDVARSFENGIEFFSSYGGNPVSCAIGLAVLEVIEEEELQKNALETGSYLKQKLSALIKSYPEIGDIRGFGFFLGIEFVKDRDTLEPHTKLAGYVKNRFRENEILVDTDGPHENVIKIKPPMCFNKRNAQQLIDELEKVLDTYPNNN
- a CDS encoding glycyl radical protein; protein product: MVTNNRIEKLWKQSVDTVPFIDPERAVLITDFYRSEFAKGLSGPVLRALAYKRVLEHKTLYIEEGELLVGEKGRSPRAVPTYPELCCHSLQDLDILESRSVTPYRVSRKTRKIYEEYVIPFWNGRDLRSRVFRSVPEEWKRAFRAGVFTEFMEQRSPGHAIMDDKIYRLGLTDFKRLIEERRKRLDFVNDPSSYDKEQELQAMEICCDAVVSFASRHAQLAKAMARKERNPKRRRELKKITEVCSRVPAYAPRTFWEALQMYWFVHLGVTLEVNTWDSFNPGRLDLNLYPFYRRDIEEGRLTRDEAKELLKCFWIKFSNQPAPPKVDVTMEQSATYQDFATPNLGGVDKYGNDAVNELSYLVLEVEDELRVMQPNTCVQISSRNPDRFLEKALKIIRTGHPKPSIFNTDIITQEQLRQGKTIEEARLGGPSGCVTISAFGKETTVLTGYLNWVKILEITLNNGVDPRTKERIGIETGNPAGFQSFDEVIEAYKKQLKHIVDLKIAGNNIIERIFAKHMPVPFQSVLIDNCIETGKDYNDGGAKYNTSYIQGTGLGTLTDCLTAIKYHAFDRKDIDFKKLLKACRDNFKGRYEIIRQILLNKTPKYGNDDDYADSIARELVEIYFEAVDGRPNTRGGKYRINLLPTTVHIYFGKLCGATPDGRKAEQPISEGVSPTQGADREGPTAVMKSVTKWDHTKTGGTLLNMKFSPQVLKTEEDLQKIVCLIRTFFRLGGHHVQFNIVDKETLRDAQRDPESYRNLLVRVAGYSDFFVGLHKELQDEIISRTEHRL
- a CDS encoding glycyl-radical enzyme activating protein; its protein translation is MAEGLIFDIKRYAIHDGPGIRTTVFFKGCPLSCWWCHNPEGQSFSPELMVWPDRCLKCRTCISACPNSAISISNSSIVIERGKCEVCGVCAAKCSANAREIVGKTVSAEEVMAEVEKDRAFYGESGGLTASGGEPLAQPVFLHVLLNRCKETGIHTTVYTSGYMERKTLAKISSKVDLFLYDLKMMDPKKHKLHTGVSNKPIIENLKMLDKLGKQIIIRFPLIPSVNSTKANISTMCELVSGLRNIRRISVLPYHKLGVDKAKRLGKEVRIFAKPSDRMLDQSLRLIKSYGFVVNVGG
- the dapA gene encoding 4-hydroxy-tetrahydrodipicolinate synthase, with the protein product MFEPKGIMPALVTPFTDDGKQVDEEQIRVLVNHCIELGVSGVVPCGTTGEFINMTIEERKRVIDVVVDAVNGRVSVVAGTGASGTEQALEMTKYAKDAGADAALIVTPYYLKPTSRGIYEHYFTIASKVDLPLILYNIPQCTGLPLPWQMVEDLAQIPNIVGVKDSSGQLSFILAVLEKVRDKINVMCGHDEVVMAALAAGASGAILASANFIPDIWIEIYDNVQKGDLQRARELQYKVQKIARITAQSGAVGTKEALNMIGIKVGRVRLPLSVGGELTYEAREELRLDLEKIGKIKAKPVTFEVEEKALEERFTAVHVMPEVIHDFKLRVGEALAGKDAEVAHIDLMIGKKDGPVGEAYARAKANPTSGHEALVAILEPNVLVKPVTLMVPTVTIKNMRQASMIYGPAQAGVAKAVADSLADGSIPKGAAEDLIIIANVFVHPSAVNRQRVYINNYKAMRHAIRRAVEGRPSADEVTENKDRSKHPFKYTP